One part of the Quercus lobata isolate SW786 chromosome 7, ValleyOak3.0 Primary Assembly, whole genome shotgun sequence genome encodes these proteins:
- the LOC115952871 gene encoding proteasome subunit alpha type-3, with the protein MSSIGTGYDLAVTTFSPDGRVFQIEYAAKAVDNSGTVIGIKCKDGIVMGVEKLIASKMMLPGSNRRIHAVHRHSGMAVAGLAADGRQIVARAKSEASNYESTYGEPIPIKELADRVASYVHLCTLYWWLRPFGCGVILGGYDRDGPQLYMVEPSGVSYRYFGAAIGKGRQAAKTEIEKLKLSELTCRQGVIEVAKIIYGVHDEAKDKDFELELSWVCDESNRLHQKVPDELLQEAKAAAKAALEEMDAD; encoded by the exons ATGAGTAGCATAGGAACAGGATACGACCTCGCGGTCACCACTTTCTCTCCAGATGGTCGTGTTTTCCAGATCGAATACGCTGCCAAAGCCGTCGACAACAGCGG gacTGTTATTGGAATCAAATGCAAAGATGGGATTGTTATG GGTGTGGAGAAGTTAATAGCATCGAAGATGATGTTGCCTGGTTCCAATAGAAGAATTCATGCTGTTCATCGCCACTCCGGAATG GCTGTGGCAGGACTAGCAGCAGACGGAAGGCAAATTGTTGCCCGGGCCAAGTCTGAAGCTAGTAATTATGAAAG TACTTATGGCGAACCAATTCCTATCAAGGAACTTGCTGACCGTGTTGCTAGTTACGTGCATCTGTGTACGCTTTATTGGTGGCTGAG ACCTTTTGGATGTGGAGTTATTCTTGGAGGCTATGACAGAGATGGACCACAGCTGTACATGGTTGAACCATCTGGTGTCTCATAT AGGTACTTTGGTGCTGCAATTGGCAAGGGCAGACAGGCAGCTAAAAC AGAGATCGAAAAGTTGAAGCTTTCAGAATTGACTTGCCGCCAAGGGGTTATTGAAGTAGCCAAAAT CATTTATGGAGTACATGATGAGGCAAAGGACAAGGACTTCGAATTGGAATTGAGTTGGGTCTGTGACGAGTCAAACCGTCTGCATCAGAAG